The DNA sequence CAATTTCATTTCATAAATTAATTCCAATATAAATTTAATTCTACATCAattcaattattaaaaatatcaaaaatgatattcaaaaacgaaaaaaaaagtaaaacttattttatttaatattttttaattattacaataattaataaatattaaataaaacatgtTATCACGAATTTTaactaatttcttttaattactaAACATTTTTGACTCTAAAAATACTCCATTTAAAATGCTCTTGAAATTAAATTTAGAACACAATTCACGAAGCATGTAATATTTCCTAGATTCATCATTGACCTAAATTATTAGCCAAAGAATCCACCCACCTCTTCCCAAAGGAAAGGAAAGGGTTGTCTCACCCTCTCACTTATAAAATACTCATACAATCTTGAAGCCTTGTAATATAAACATGAAGAAGCAGTATTACTTATCATCTCTTAATATATTCTTTTgcactattattgttgttgtagCTTCAATGTCTCACAATGATGATGACTGTTGAAGATAATATTAAGTTGGTATTTAATGGTTCACAAAAATAAGCTGTAACTGATTATGGTTGAATAATTTgttgataatatttatttttgtaactttaattaaaatgataaaaaaaatgattaacTCAAACAACATTAGAATAGAAATCAGAGCAATACAATTGAGAATTTTACACTTGTAGATTCAAACAACAATTAACTAATCAGAACAGTGTAGATTTCAAACACAAAATTatcaaaacagaataaaaaaatcaaaaatcaaaacagaattaaaaaaattctaaatataaattaatacatTATGAACTAAATCTGAAAAACTGTTAAATTTCTAATACAAACGTCCTAATTGCAAATTTTTTAATACATAATAAACTAAAATCAGATAAAAAAACTAACTATTGAGTTACTTGGAGACAATGGCGATGCAGAGGACTTTACTGACGTGGTGGCAACACAGACAGCAAAATGGCGGCAGTCATGACCAACCGGCAAGGCTGCATTagggttttttttaaataaattgaaaaaataataggAAGAAGGAGAAGGACAACATACTTGGAGGGAGGAATGAGGCAGCTCCGGCGACACAAGGAGCAGTGGCGACAGTGGTGGCAGTCGTGGCGGCGGCAATAGTGGCGGAAGCAACGAAAACGGCGACGATAGAGCGACCAAGACAACGTAAGGAGTCTACGAAGTCTTTGAACGCTGTTGGTAGTAGCCGACGCTAGTGGAGGGGCTGTCGGAGGTGGTttggaggggagagagagagggatggagaaggttagagagagagattggttcaaaaattagGGGGAGAGAGTTCGCGATTCGAATTTAGGGCGACGATAATACTTTGCGAATAATCAAAACGCAGCGTTGCACTAATTTGGATTATCGGCGGATTTATCCGCCAAATCCGCCGATAAATCCCACATAATGATCGcaccaatttttctttttctcctccaaTTATTGTCAGCGAATTTATCGTCGAAAATCAAATTCAACAGTAACTTTTTTGCCCAACGAATTTATTGCCAAATCCGGCGGTAAACCCACTACTAATATCTGATACTAAATCTGACGGTATTTAGCGTTTTTCTTGTAGTAGatttgttgagtttggaaaacttgaaatatgatgatgatcaaacattgttaaaaataattaaatgcaaaattattaaattgaattttaattcaaaattagctgattaataattttgttaatatacAGATTTTTGGTTGGGTCGAAAAACACATCAAGCCCAATATAATATTTAGCCTTGTACAAAATTCTATTTGATGAATGGCTGAATTATTACTATGTTAGTTGGGCTAAGAAATTATTGAGCAAGCCCGATTAAATCTTTGTTACAAGACCAACAAAGGCTTGGTCCGaattaaaaagaaagaaggaaggagtAGTGCATGTTTGGTTCGGTTATCCACTCTCCTCTTTgaatggaattcaaatttaattaacttGTTTTAATTGCATTGGTAATAGAAAAGAGAAAGttgaaattgatttgattgcATTAAATGACTCCACGTTACTTTATGCATAGAAGAAAGGAAGTGGgctttaattgattttaatttactCATTACTTCCaaaattttctctttcttctgtctcttctctctctagtttTCGGTCACTTCACTGACAGGGAAGAAGCTTGTAGAAGCAAGCTATCAGAGGAAGAAAAACAGAAGTTATGAAGAAACAAGCGGCCAAGGTGACGATGGTCCTTGCAGAAAGAAAATCTACAGTATGGTGTGGCTAGGATTTTTACCACAAAAGACAAGAATTGGAGAGGAAGATTCAAGATCTTCATGCCTAAAATGGTAGCAATCCAattcggtcagagaagaagatccctgAGGTGAAGCTCGTCTCTACTTTTTGTTcatccatcacagaaggtagctactgtagctacgtggaggaagaAACAAAAATAGAGCAGATGGAGCTATCAAGGATCAAGGGTTCATCAAGGGTCAAAAATCTTTCTTGGTGGGGACAAAATCAAGATagaaggctcagattgatgaagtttaatgagaagggatgagagaaaggtaattgcatgttgattTGCTTtcggttttctttctctcttctctctgcccGAACCGTTTttggtgttgaagaagaagaagaagttggctcggtTGAACCGTTTTAACCTTGGAAGCTTCtctttctataataagggtgaacggctaAGGCTTGAGATAAGAAAAGTAAGCACatagttctcatagctacccaagctaatagaagttcttctccttcaatgtatttcattttgtattttctttagttttgtctgtctgagtctcatgatAAAAAAAGCAAACagtgtgaggtttgtaagaaaaagcaaGTAAGTGAAAAAAGACAGAGtgtacaaaatgaaagaaaaagtcatagatatcctagaggtcctttgtacattgtgttgtgtatcatgattatttgggaatccccttgcaaattgggttagcacttagcagttgaaaacttggtaggtgaccaagtcaagttcaggattggggatagattctggacttgtcccgtataggaagggtagttcttagggagaattggtgtttgtaatcaagatgattatagtgaaattccatcattgttgtgatggagactgaatgtaggctacattgcacttaATAGCTGAATCAGGATACTTCTTAgtgtaattctctctctctctctctcttctactccatttctgtttctgttgcgtaggagacaaaattgaaaaatatgtcctgactggttacgagacaaaaagaaaatgtctcttgactagttacgagataaaaataagaaaaatctcTTGAAGATATTTCAAAGGTCAAAAAGTGACACTCagaaggggctaagattcaacccccttctcttagccactaattACCATCAACAATAAATATATCTTTTAAGTGGCAAAAAAATGTTTAAGTTTAGCAAACGACTTTTGGGACTAAATTTTTTCGGTAACATTCATAAAACTATTTAGAAGgtacaaataaaaaattgaagCAAAATTTATCTCTAGAATTTTTTattcttcaaaaaaaattaatcattcacaataattttttttaaaaaaattcacttgacataaaattatcaattttaaagatgaaaagatattattttttaataattcttaaaaaaattattaaaatccgACCTCTAaagttttttataaatatatatatttaatatttagttattttttatagcatttttaaatttttaaaaatttatttatcgtttgaatcttttaaaattatttttgacaacAATGTAACTTTTTTAAGTACCGCTTAGTTTATCCTTGCCTTTTACTTTTTCTAATGGAATTCTCCTATGTAATAGATTAGTCTTATGAATTAGAATATGTTGATGGAGGTAACTCATAACAACCATGTATGTGTACTCTTGTGAAAGATACAATCTTCATAGTCAATACTACCAATGATGACCAAACTAATATGTCACTACAAAACATTGCTCCCAATAAACCAATTCTGGAAGAGGAAACATGCATAGCAGACAAACCAATCATGGCCTTTGGACTTTGTGTTAGAGAAGAAGCCCTGTGCACATGTCCATGGGCATGGAGTAATCATGGCTGAAATGATGACAAGCAAACCAAACATTGCCTTATATAGAAACTCTGAATGCATCTCTTAATTTCTTTATACTAAAAAACATTCTTGAATGGTAATGTTGTAGTCTTGTGGAACCTAAAGCTGGCTAGCTATTGATTCTTTTAAATTTATGGTGGGAGAGTGGGGACACTACTTTTGAAGAACATGCtctgcatatatgattgattaaaaGTAATTACTCATATAAAGATGTATTTAGGTGAAGATAACAGTTAAAATATAAACACATGGACGTTAAGTAGTTTAATCAaacatattaaataatttaacaattcTCGGTCATACCTTACCTTGATTGAAGTCCTTTGAGGCCAGCTTCCATCAAGGGTAAATCAGCAATATAGTCACCAATAACATGGATGATACAGCATCGTAGTTAGTAGTTAAACATGACGAAGATTATTATGCAATTAACTAATTTGGGTTGATTGTGTAGTCAACTCACTCGTCCATTTAAACAAGTGTTGGGAATTCGAATCTTGTATTATATATGCAATAATCAATTGGCAGTGAcgacaaactcttaaatagagcTCATATTCACGACAGATTAGTTCTTAATCAGCCAGATCAAGAAATAACACACTAGCCTCAAATAATGTATATATAGTTCTGTATATATGGACTCTCCTAATTCTCTCGTTTGATTTGTTTCTGGAATAAAACATTTGAATAATTTgccaattttttaataaaaacacgTACGTTAAGTAGTTTAATCAaacatattaaataatttaacgaTTCTCAGTCATACCTTACCTTGATTGAAGTCCTTTGAGACCAGCTTCCATCAAGTGTAAATCAGCAATATAGTCACCAATGACATGAAACATGACTAAGATTATGATGCAATTAACCAACTTGGATTAGTTGGGTAGTTAATTCATTCGTCCACTTAAATAAATATTGGGAATTCGAATCCTGCTTTATATATACAGCAATCTATTGGCCAGtaacaaacttttaaataaagCCCATATTCGCGACAAATTATTTCTTAACCTGCCAGATCTAAAAATACTGTAGACAACCAAAGAATAGATTATGATGCAATTTAATCATTTGTTTTATAGTATATGATTGATTGCATGCGTGTGTTTGTCCAATATGAAAGTGCTATTAGCTTAGCTTAGTCCTGCATTATCATATCATATTTACAATAATAACACACTAGCCTCAAATAATGTATATATAGTTCTGTATGTATGGACTCTCGTGATTCTCGTTTGATTTGTTTCTGGAATAAAACATTCGAATAATTTGCCagctttttacttttttacttttcACCCCCTTAACTTTctgttttgtttcttattttattcttgtttattattcAATTATTGGAACGTTGTTGGAACCAGGCAGGTCATACTCATAGGTATAATTTGATGCATCtgtctttttctctcctttcacaCGGATTCCTCTCaatcttatttattaaatataaattgttgagaagaaaattaaaacaaatagtaTTGATGATGGAGTTGGCCGAACCAAAATAATTTATAGTTTTATACATATAATCTTATTTAACAAGTAGAACAAAATTATGCATATAGGCTCGTCCTTTTCTAATGTTAAGAACTAGTTTCGGTTGGTATCCCCTTACATTAACAAAATAATTGGTTTGATTTCAAAGTATAAAAAACTCTTGGCATTTactgttaaaaaaaaatatttagcaacaaaaaaatagttaaaaataactaaaatttattttgtttaatattagttaattgttacaataactaataaaaattaaataaattaagttttaatttttttttatttttctaatattaccgtgagaataatgatttttttgttgttgtaggTCTGTTAGAAATAAGATTCTATTTGAATTCTTgaccttttaattattaaaatattcccTTAATTACTTTAAGACATcaggtgacatgtcatcaagcGACACACATGTATTTACCTTTATtattaattcttttattattattattattattattattattattattattattattattattattattattggtccAACCACAAGAAGTGAACACCAAACACCACATGACAAAATTGGTGGCTCTAAAGAGAGGAGTGAAATTTTGGAGGTAAAAAATGTGTgatatatatttgatttgatcAACTAAAACATGAGGCTacaaataattgtaaaataactTTAATATGTTAAAAGATTCTTCAATGCCAATGGAGGAGAGCATCAAAATATTAGTTAATAAGAAGACAAAAAAGGTGATGATTATGTTTGAGTCTTGAAATATAAGAAAATGCAAATTATTATAGTTGTTAGTTAGTATGTCATATGGTGCAAGGGGATGCCTTGATTGATGAGGAAAACAAGATTGCTCTAACACAATGAAATCACGGGAGTATTTGTCCTCTAATGTATACTAAAATCTTAGTTAAAAAACAATGAACAAGTATGTGTCAGTCTCTTGgggtcaataataataataatgtttcttAAATTCCCAGAGAAAAAAGAATTTGGTTTAATGAGCAAACATCATATCGAAAGATCTTTGATTTGGCATCTTACAAGTAAAGTAGGAAGAGAACAAGAAACAGAAGAGAACAGAACAGAAGAAGGTTTGGCTGGGATTGGTTTCAATtataaatagaatttaattttaatgaaccGTTAGTATTAAAGTAATTATATACATGCATTTAATTATATAACGCtcagtaaaaataattactttttatattaatGGCATAAAATTTATGTGAGCACGGGTCGGTTTGGTTCGAAttcaaggtaaaattaaaatcgaACAGATCAAAATGTAATTGATTTAGTTTGGTTCgaatttgcattttttttatgcatgtaTCCAAACAAAATCAAACTGATTAATAACGGATTGGTTTGGTTCAGGTAATAAGGTACCCGataactttaaaatttataaaaaaatcaattttttatcttCGAAATTCAGCAAGTACAACAAATAAgtaacatcaataaaaataatctaaAGATGTTAAATACCAAAtgcattaaaaactaaactctttaaaatccaaacatattaatagtgaataatctcATTAAAAGCCACTAAAagctatatatttttttatttaactaatatatAATCGGGTTCACGAGTTGGTTCGGGTTCTGCTCCAGAATcgatacccgaaccaatcactaacaaagGTTATTGGTTTGGTTCGAATTGGACTCGAGTACTCATTGGTTCCAGAACTAATTTAATTGGTTCAGTTTATGTTCGGATAGGTAAGTGGATACCCGCTATTCGTACTCATCTCTAACATAAATGATCAttcaaaaaaatacatataattatatgattatataaaatactttatattgtcaatatattaaaattaaattcttataaataaaAAGGGGAAGATGAAAACAAGGTATCCGTGATATCCAAGCAGGATTGACCTTTCTAAAAACAAAGGATTCATCCAATAATTACATTGGTAGCCCATAGTTACAAAGATAAAACAACATACTTGTGACCATTCTTCTATTGAAAAGACTACAAAATCtacattaaaaaaattgtatacacCGACATAAAGTGGTGCTCCTTAATGTGGAATTGAATCCTCCTATCATTTTAGAAGAAATGTTGTTTATATAATTAGAACAACTAATAATTATTGTGAAAAAGTTAAAAATGTTCATTTATActactaaaatttattattagttgattatgtttttgaattttctatAGAAATTAATAGTTGTTTGATGAATCCtagttatataaataattattttcattatttaaaatcaaattttgattaattaaatttgaCTTTTTTACATTTGGAATATGAGAGACCTTAATAATCTATTATTAGAATAGTTTATCCTAGAAAAAATTTAATTCACTcaaaaaattttacataatttttttttatagattgaTTTCTTGGTTAATTTTTTGTATGCACttattatagttaattattttataataaaaataggtaAAAATTTAAGTGCAGttataaagttaataattaataacggttagattataatttagtcaaatttgcataattatttaactgactttcaattatcaacttcacataacaTTAAGTGTATATGAGTTTTTACCATAAAATTACTATGTACGTACTAAAAATTAGTCGTCAAATcggctattatatatttatacataaatatatatattgtttaatttattttttttaaatatattttatacaaatgactgatttaataattaatttttaatagacaACTATGATCGTTACATAATAGAAATTAATTTCTATTTCTTTAACCATTtgccttatatattttttttaaaaaatataaattaccaaATTGAACTCAAACAACGGCCAAACTAACCATAAATACCTGCCAAGAAAGAAGGTTAGAGAGATCAGAACTCATAACACAAAATTCCTCTCACAAATCCCAACCCATcatttgaagaagaaaagaaaatgaagaataaGGCCTCAACATCTTTAACACTTGTTCTTCTCTGCTTGACTCTTGTATCCACAAGATTAGTGAGTAGCCAATCATCTTCAGATGATGGTGGTGATGATTTGATAGACCAAATATGCAAGAAGACACCATTCTATGAACTCTGCAGCAGCATCCTCCATTCAAATCCTCTCACCCCAAAGAGTGATCCAAAGGGTATGGCTGTTATAATGGTGAACAACATTGAAGAAAATGCCACTGACACTCTCAACTACATTCAAGACCTCATTAAGAAAACCTCTGATCAACAATTGGAGCAACAATTGGCCTTTTGTGCTGAGTCTTATATCCCTGTTGTTAAGTATATTCTTCCTCAAGCTGTTGATGCTTTGAAACAAGGCAAATTTGGCTTTGCAAGTTACTGTATTTCTGATGCTGAGAAAGAACTTGATGCTTGCAACAAGAAATTCTCTGGGAATCAGTCTCCTTTGGGTGATAGGAATGGGATTATGCAGAAGCTTGTTGATGTTGCTGCTGCAATTGTTAAGCTTTTGTTAAATGGCTgattcttctttttccttttttaatttcttacacATTATTCTTGGTTGTAGCAGGTTGCGTCTAGAATCTAGATACTGTTTCTGAGACAATATATATAGAAACTCGTTTGGCACTTGTATTTAGCATTGCTGTTGTTCTTGTTTCATAATAGTAAATGCTTTAATATATGCTTTGCTTTTGGTTATGTATATATTTCCATAGACTAATATGATATGATTCTATCTCTATCTATTTTTGTTTGAAGTTTTTCACGATATCTCTTAGTCCGATAGATCAAGGAATAATTCGTgaatttaagtttcatttaaaggTTTGTTATTGGTTAATAAATTGTTGTATGCACAAAGCAGGATTTGAACTCCTAATACTTGTTTAAGTGAACGAGTAAGCTGATCACTCGACCAATCCGGTTATATTTCTATGTACTTTGAAGCATATGTTTATATTAACCTTGAGCCTTTTCTGACAACTTGTCAAACTTACCGTTACTTCAGTTTCATTCAACTTTAAAATCATGTAATTAATTGTAGATTCCAGGTATTATCTGTTTTGTTCTTTTGGTTATGTTCTAAATtatataatttgtaaaaaaaattatagttgtTGGTTTTGTTAGCATTTCTCTAAACCATGATTTTTCAACTTTTTAATATTAAGTAGgttttaaataaatagaaggtCATTTGtaacaattattattactattactagtgtactaataaatactaatttatttattaattaaactttaaaaaaaagtgaaaaattagGTTGAGGAGTTGCCAATGTGAAATGGGTTTGAGTAATCGAGAACTTTCGATTGATACAGATTGGAAACTGTTATAGGTGTCGATTTCCCACAAGACGAAGGTTGCTTTGTCAACTTTTTTCTTAAATATGTTTGTCGGATCACAGATAGAGAGAGGCATTGTCACATGCACCATCACATGTCTATCTATTCAGTTCTCAACATTGCAACATGCACATTGCAATTTACAATTAACAATTTACATTGCATTATGGTCCAAGCTTGGCATCACATAATTGATTCATAAATATGGTTTCATAGCCACATCCATCTTCCTTGTCTCAATGTTTAAATTCTCTATTAAACCAATCAACCGTCCCTTTCTTCACATTGTATTCCAATATTTcattacatacatacataattTGTTGCTGTCAAATTTTAGTCTCTGATCTTTCCCTCTTGTTAGATGGATTTCTATCCAAGTCAAATGTAGCTCAAAGCAATCTTGACAATTGTTCCTCTTTTCAGATGATAAATATTTATGAAAACATGGTGTAAATCAAACTGACGTTTAAATTCAAATTGAGATTCAAATGCAAGTTCTTTCCTTCTAAATAAGGTAGAATCATATCTGAAAGAAGTTTACAATAAACTCTTTTAAAATTGACTATTTATCTCTCGAAATGTCTACGAAATACCTACGATCGAGTAAATAGCTCTGCGAACGAGTGTTCTTATTCTATTCTAGTCAAATGTTAGCCCAAAACACTCTTGCCAATTGTAAAACCCATGAATTTTAATCCAGGTCTCCTAGGGTAGTTGACTAGTTAGAAAGATGGTACCAAGAAAGATTTGAAAGGCCTTCTCTTATTGATTCACAAGAGGGAAATGATACAAATACATCAATACAACATAAATTAGGTGATCATCATATTCATACATAATTATCAAActttggaaagcaaaatctcctcCAACTCTTAACTTTAGAGAGTATGAAAAAGCAACATGTAGTTGCTAAGGAGGTAAGAAACTACACCTATAACACTATTATGGTAATTTAACTCACCCCCATCATTGATTAATATACACACTGGGGATAAACTACCCAACATATTGAGTCTCATAATGAAGAAAATGCTTTGAAAGGCAAGAAGAGAAGCAGCACAAGAGCACTAAACCCTCTTTTCTTGGTCAAGAACAAATGCTTAATGTGCATCTCTGCTCAGTTTTATAGGCAAATCCGAACCGGTAATCCGCTGAACAAAGCTGCAAGGTACCATCAAGGAACAAAGATGATGTTACAAGGCTGCTAACTCCTATATTAATGACAAAAACAATAGGAAGAAAAAGGTTCCACCAAATGCAGTTCGACGAACAACATGCATTGCATTTCAACTTACTTGTGAGAGTGAGACTCAAAACTGGGGGCAGTTACATCACTTGAAGATGGATTGAGGTGGTGTTGAAGTTGAACGTCAATCAGAGCAGCTTCTGCTTCTCCTGCAGGTTCAGGAGATCCCTGGAAACTCGCCACCGAAGTTTTTCCAGGTGACATGCCTGCAAAGGGAACATGTTAAAAAACTGGGTGCTATGTTAATAAAGGGAATTTCTTAATGGTTAAATGGGAAGGAAGTTACAGCATTCACAAATGGAGATGAAATACATAATTTGTTAAAAAAGCTCCATGTGATGATTGTTCATACATAACAACTATTGAATCAAGCTAAATTCTAAACCTAATCATAGAACTTTTGATTCTTTAGTTATTCCTTATTAGAGAAAACAGTAACTATCATTAGATATGTGAGTAGAAATTCAACATGGTGATATTTCATAGAAGAGTACTCAACAAATATTAACATTAGTTATAATCGGTCTATAATTGTGGACAAGGAAATTCTATCCAACATGCAAGTTTGACCAAAACAATGACTTTTCATGGAGTCATTAAACATAGTACTGAAGTAATAAGCATGAAATTCGAATTGACCAACATGCAGACGTGATAATGAAAGCAAAatacaaacaaaccaaaacaaaGTAAACCAAAATTCCAACTCAATGATTCCAAATAATGTTATCAACATAGCATCTATCGATTCTAACTTAAACCCGCCATCATGTTATAGTGCACAAGGTTACAAACAAAAGATCACATGCATAATATAAATTACTTTTGTTATAATATAGTAATTACCTTGGAGTACTATCACAATGCAGAAGATAACAGTAAAAATCATGGCAAACATGCTGCTTCCGGAAGCCGAAGATGTCTTCGCAGCTTTCATCTTCTTCAAGGCTTTCATGCGTTCTATCCTTGCACGCTTCAACATGGCGAGTTCAGATATCTCCCTGATTAGCTTTTGGTCAGCCGCATCCAACGATGGAGCTCGCGGAGGCCTTGGAGGCTTCGGAGACTTTTTGTTACAGGACTTCTTATGCTTCTCCTTTGAGGTAGGAGTTTTGGCTGCACAATGTACTGAAGACTTGTTTGTAACTTCCAAAAAATCCATGGAAGTTCCACTTAAATTCGAGTCATTGCAGGATACCCTATGCTTATTATCATCACTTTTCTGAAAATCATCACTTATTGCCACCCCACATTCAAGATCAATTTCAGCATCCTCATCTTTTGCACTTCTATGATCCATCCCAAAACTAGTCCAAATTTTCCTCCAAACTGTCCCAATTAGCAAAAGACAAGTTCCTTGAACTCAATTTATAACAGAAAATCACCTTGTCAATGTATAATACAGGGTGATTTTCTGTTCTTTTTTATGTAAAACAAAAATGTACCCTAGAACTGAATTGACTAACCCTGCATCATAACAAGAGACAGAATTCAATCAATTGAACCAAACTAAAATCTTACAATAGCTAAAAACAGCAATCCAAACTTACACAAACAACAttcaaaggaagaaaaaaaaaaagaaagtagcaCTAGGAAACACTCCACATCATAAAATGAAAGCTAAATTGCAGCCACATCATTGAAATGCATATATACAACTGGAAACAGATGAAAAGGGGCCAAAGGTAGCAGCTTTAATTTAAAGGTAGCTTCAaccatgaataataataataataataataataataataataataataataataataataataataataataataataataataataaattaataataaaaaaagagcattgaagaagatgaagaaaagagGAATACCCTTTGAGGGAAAGAGAAGTAACCCAAGATCCGATGAGGGACAAAAGAGCTTGAAGCACGGACACGAATGGAGTTTACAGATTTCAGAACATGGCTACTAGGAAACTACCTTAACCTAAGTTGGAAACTGGAAACTGGAATTATTAACTGCaattatgttaaaaattaaaattaaaattaaaatgtgtatattttatttgaaattttagtGTGTTCCGGAAAAAAAAAGGGCATATTTATACAGCCAAAATATAACCAAAGGAAGCTTCAAAGGAGAGAACCTGCCGACAGTTGGCAACTCCACATTTTACTATCAG is a window from the Arachis hypogaea cultivar Tifrunner chromosome 1, arahy.Tifrunner.gnm2.J5K5, whole genome shotgun sequence genome containing:
- the LOC112703076 gene encoding cell wall / vacuolar inhibitor of fructosidase 1; protein product: MKNKASTSLTLVLLCLTLVSTRLVSSQSSSDDGGDDLIDQICKKTPFYELCSSILHSNPLTPKSDPKGMAVIMVNNIEENATDTLNYIQDLIKKTSDQQLEQQLAFCAESYIPVVKYILPQAVDALKQGKFGFASYCISDAEKELDACNKKFSGNQSPLGDRNGIMQKLVDVAAAIVKLLLNG
- the LOC112703084 gene encoding uncharacterized protein; amino-acid sequence: MDHRSAKDEDAEIDLECGVAISDDFQKSDDNKHRVSCNDSNLSGTSMDFLEVTNKSSVHCAAKTPTSKEKHKKSCNKKSPKPPRPPRAPSLDAADQKLIREISELAMLKRARIERMKALKKMKAAKTSSASGSSMFAMIFTVIFCIVIVLQGMSPGKTSVASFQGSPEPAGEAEAALIDVQLQHHLNPSSSDVTAPSFESHSHNFVQRITGSDLPIKLSRDAH